In the Euphorbia lathyris chromosome 5, ddEupLath1.1, whole genome shotgun sequence genome, one interval contains:
- the LOC136229643 gene encoding endoribonuclease Dicer homolog 2-like, with protein sequence MAKNIFIPANHIPPEFLSSEKDIRVRMPIVFNKTLKLWVGILSHKIPKRSITSQPVPFDHFNEDGAMVRMTEREVEHIDLRKPTNSSNISINLIQPDKHTIPFPVLHSSIAQEVGNVEYDDQQPIFFPPELVNQNSQTIYYRYLIELNQNFDHDILVHNVALVTSIKLDSDISALNFCLEVYGVLLMVKFKYIGTIELQPDMVFICRKFVINVFKVLRDHNIENLTEMLNSMVPNKLGEREYFLLPSTGHSIDWSSVRSVLFSYENIRKDHKICPLNRDARTIQTESGLVCECILRNSLVCTPHDRKVYCIRGIFEDLTGHSQLKSKYRSCKTYKDYYKHRHGINLHFDREPLLSGKEMFPLRNYLCKGREPSGKGLDVQLPPELCRVIVSPICINTFYTFSFLPSIMHRLESVLIAINLKKLHTDRCIQNVAIPSIMVLEAITTKKCREKFDMDSLKTLGESFLKYVTSRQLFQVFPNQHSGLLSIKKDKLISNATLCQLGCEHKLSGFIRNECFEPKNWMFPGDTSGCHSLNEEILTDTRKMYVSGRRKLKQKTVADAVKALIGAYVSSGGEVAGLIFVNWLGINVEFPNILYERKFQVKTSNFINVRCIESLLNYSFRDPTLLLEAFTHGSYMVAEILRCYQRLEFLGDSVLDYLITAYLYEKYPGLSPGLLTDLRSASVNNDFYAQCAFRKGVHKHILHASQKLQKDIALSTTNSEHSNISFPKVLGDVIESLAGAIFVDSGYKKDLVLESIKPLLEPLVTPETLVLHPTKELTELCQKQHYNQKESFSQNNGGTSSVTVEVEAFGRVFTHTSEAIDKKTAKKQASNEVLKALKNSTHRPSSLTQQNKRLCRGI encoded by the exons atggccaaaaatatttttattccaGCCaaccacattcctcctgaattcctcagcaGCGAGAAGGACATCAGAGTGAGGATGCcaattgtttttaacaaaactcTTAAACTCTGGGTGGGAATCCTAAGCCacaagatacctaaaaggtctattactTCTCAGCCGGTTCCCTTTGACCATTTTAATGAGGATGGGGCAATGGTCAGAATGACGGAAAGGGAGGTTGAGCACattgacctcaggaaacctacaAATAGCAGCAACATTAGCATAAACCTTATCCAACCggacaaacacactattccttttccag TGTTACATTCATCTATTGCTCAAGAAGTCG GGAATGTAGAATATGATGATCAACAGCCTATATTCTTCCCACCCGAGCTGGTCAATCAAAATTCACAAACGATTTACTATCGCTACTTAATCGAGTTGAATCAAAATTTCGATCATGACATTCTTGTGCATAATGTTGCACTTGTGACAAGCATCAAGTTGGATTCAGATATTTCAGCTCTCAATTTCTGCTTGGAAGTTTATGGAGTATTATTGATGGTGAAATTTAAGTATATTGGGACAATTGAACTTCAACCGGATATG GTTTTTATATGTAGGAAGTTTGTCATCAATGTTTTCAAAGTTCTTAGAGATCACAATATCGAAAACTTGACAGAAATGTTAAATAGTATGGTGCCAAACAAACTCGGCGAAAGAGAATACTTTTTACTTCCATCCACGGGCCATTCGATTGACTGGAGTTCTGTGAGATCCGTTCTGTTTTCATATGAAAATATAAGGAAGGATCATAAGATATGTCCTCTAAACCGCGATGCACGTACTATACAGACTGAAAGTGGTCTGGTATGTGAATGCATCCTGCGAAATTCTTTAGTATGCACACCACATGATCGAAAAGTCTATTGCATTCGAGGTATATTCGAGGATCTGACTGGACACTCGCAGCTGAAATCGAAGTATAGAAGTTGTAAAACGTACAAGGACTACTATAAACATCg ACATGGTATCAACCTGCATTTCGACCGAGAGCCGCTTCTAAGTGGAAAAGAAATGTTTCCTTTGCGGAATTATCTCTGCAAAGGCAGAGAACCAAGCGGGAAAGGCCTTGATGTCCAATTACCTCCTGAACTTTGTCGCGTTATCGTGTCACCAATATGCATAAATACTTTCTATACTTTTTCATTTCTTCCGTCAATCATGCATCGACTCGAGTCTGTGCTTATTGCTATTAACTTGAAGAAGCTGCATACAGATCGTTGCATTCAAAACGTTGCTATTCCATCCATCATG GTTTTGGAAGCAATTACAACGAAGAAGTGTCGagagaaattcgatatggattCATTGAAGACTCTCGGGGAGTCTTTTCTTAAATATGTTACGAGTCGACAGCTATTTCAAGTGTTCCCGAATCAACATTCGGGTCTACTCAGTATTAAAAAGGATAAGCTTATTAGTAATGCAACACTTTGTCAATTGGGATGTGAACATAAACTTTCG GGATTTATTCGCAACGAGTGCTTCGAGCCAAAGAATTGGATGTTTCCTGGTGATACTTCTGGCTGCCACTCACTCAATGAGGAAATTTTGACTGATACTAGAAAAATGTACGTAAGCGGACGTAGAAAGCTTAAGCAAAAGACTGTTGCTGATGCGGTTAAGGCGCTGATCGGGGCTTATGTCAGCTCCGGAGGTGAAGTAGCCGGGTTAATATTTGTGAACTGGTTAGGTATAAATGTAGAGTTTCCCAATATACTGTATGAACGGAAATTCCAAGTGAAAACATCGAATTTTATCAATGTCCGATGCATAGAATCGTTGTTGAACTACTCATTTCGAGACCCTACTTTGTTATTGGAAGCATTCACGCATGGTTCGTACATGGTTGCTGAGATTCTGAGATGCTATCAGCGACTTGAATTTCTCGGAGACTCAGTACTAGACTACCTAATCACAGCTTACTTGTATGAGAAGTATCCGGGGCTATCACCCGGATTGTTAACAGACCTCAGATCTGCATCAGTAAATAACGACTTCTATGCTCAATGCGCCTTTCGGAAAGGCGTGCATAAGCATATACTTCACGCGTCACAAAAGCTTCAGAAGGATATTGCCTTGTCAACTACTAATTCGGAACATTCCAACATATCGTTCCCTAAG GTACTTGGAGATGTAATTGAATCTCTCGCGGGTGCTATTTTTGTTGATTCAGGATACAAAAAGGACCTTGTGCTCGAGAGCATAAAGCCGCTTTTGGAGCCTTTGGTTACTCCAGAAACACTTGTGCTTCATCCTACGAAAGAGCTAACCGAATTGTGCCAGAAACAACATTATAACCAGAAAGAATCGTTTTCTCAGAACAATGGTGGCACGAGCAGCGTCACCGTGGAGGTTGAAGCATTTGGAAGAGTGTTTACACACACATCTGAAGCTATAGATAAGAAAACAGCTAAGAAACAAGCTTCCAATGAGGTTTTAAAGGCATTGAAAAATAGCACTCATAGGCCAAGTTCATTAACACAACAAAATAAACGACTCTGCCGTGGAATCTGA
- the LOC136230302 gene encoding endoribonuclease Dicer homolog 2-like, whose translation MESVRMNINGNQETDDDADTLTFARSYQIEAFEKAKNENTIVYLETGSGKTLIAIMLLRSYAYILRKPSLFIAVFLVPKVVLVKQQADAVKMHTDLKVDMYWGEMGVDFWDAATWRQHIEKNEVLVMTPQILLNGLRHGFFKLNFIKVLIFDECHHAKGKAAYALIMQEFYHRHLQFGARDLPRIFGMTASLVKSKGPKSEESYWKEIHKLENMMCSKVYTCKSESVLAEFIPFSTPKFKSYNHDEIPDEIHAKLANQLTTSKEECGKRLKHMDLIDRTAEATNNKLSNLHSVFMYCLQKLGVRLAFKAAEILSHHGYEYDFLLPRRLSINGDNVIKEFGSAASTSFINYIRTATKSPNLSVGDNPKAEVEAGLLTEKVVCLVNSLLEYRHIKDIRCIVFVERIITAMVLESLLSELLPKYNDWKTKFIAGHSWNLGSQTRKTQNEIVQEFRDGKVNIIVATSILEEGLDVQNCNLVIRFDPSTTVSSFIQSRGRARMKNSDYLLLVKSGDESTYSKLQKFLASGEIMRKESLNHASVPCSQPNCESGDGEYYCVQSTNAKATLASSVSLIYFYCSRLPSDGYFKPSPRCILDKGTDICTLLLPKSCPIQAIRVEGPAKYLKQKACLEACKRLHEIGALNDNLVPDMIIEEALAQEVGNVPYDDQQQPIFFPPELVNQTSQTIYYRYLIELNQNFDHDILVHNVLLVTSIELDSDISTLNFNLEVDGGLLMVKFKYIGRIELQPDMVLLCRKFVINIFQVLRDKNFEKLKEMLSMVPNELGEREYFLLPCIRDSIDWNSVRSFLFSYEKIRLQDHKICPLNGDARTIETESGPVCKCMLQNSLVCTPRDGKIYCIRGISNDLDGCSRLRLKNGSFKSYKDYYKHQHGINLRFDHEHLLSGRKMFPLQNYLWKGRKPTGKDSENEYVQLPPELCRVIMSPISINTFYAFSFLPSIMHRLESVLIAVNFKNMFTDHCMQNVAIPSIKILEAITTKKCRENFDLESLETLGDSFLKYATCQQLFKTFQNQHEGLLSIKKAKLISNATLSKLGCERKLPGFIRNECFEPKNWMFPGDSSGCQSLTEEILTDSRKIYVSGRRKLKQKTVADAVEALLGAYVSSAGEVAGLIFLNWIGIKVEFLNIPYEQKFQVKTAELINVRHIESLLNYSFRDPSLLLEAFTHGSYMLAEIPRCYQRLEFLGDSVLDYLITVYMYEKYPGLSPGLLTDLRSASVNNDCYALCALRKGLHKHILHASQKLQKDIAFTVTNLEQLSSSWNFGWDLDICFPKVLGDVIESLAGAIFLDSGYNKDVVFESIRPLLEPLVTPGTLTLHPVTELTELCQKQQFNRKKSVVSRNNGMSCVTVEVEAFERVFDNTSEAADKKTAKRQASKEVLKALKNSIDWESSSTHQHKRLCRGI comes from the exons ATGGAATCTGTTCGCATGAATATAAATGGAAATCAAGAAACTGATGATGATGCTGATACTCTCACATTTGCTAGAAG TTATCAAATAGAGGCATTTGAGAAGGCAAAAAACGAGAATACTATAGTGTACTTGGAGACTGGTTCTGGCAAGACATTGATTGCAATAATGCTTCTGAGAAGTTATGCCTACATTCTTCGCAAGCCTTCGTTATTCATTGCTGTTTTCTTGGTCCCGAAAGTTGTACTCGTCAAACAA CAAGCTGATGCTGTGAAAATGCACACCGACTTAAAAGTGGACATGTATTGGGGTGAAATGGGAGTGGACTTCTGGGATGCTGCTACTTGGAGGCAACATATTGAGAAAAATGAG GTGCTTGTGATGACACCACAAATATTACTAAATGGCTTGAGGCATGGTTTCTTCAAGCTAAACTTTATAAAGGTTCTAATATTTGATGAATGTCATCATGCAAAGGGTAAAGCTGCTTATGCATTAATTATGCAA GAGTTCTATCACCGCCACTTACAATTTGGAGCTCGGGATCTTCCTAGAATATTTGGGATGACAGCTTCTCTTGTAAAATCCAAGG GTCCAAAATCAGAAGAATCCTATTGGAAAGAGATTCACAAGCTTGAGAATATGATGTGTTCTAAG GTGTATACTTGCAAGAGTGAATCTGTACTTGCAGAGTTCATTCCTTTTTCCACTCCCAAATTTAAAAGTTATAACCATGATGAGATTCCTGATGAGATTCATGCAAAATTAGCCAATCAATTGACGACATCGAAAGAAGAG TGTGGAAAACGATTGAAGCACATGGATCTCATTGACAGAACCGCGGAAGCTACCAACAATAAGCTATCAAATCTACATTCTGTTTTTATGTAttgtttgcaaaaattgggtgtCCGGTTAGCATTTAAG GCTGCAGAAATCTTGTCTCATCATGGATATGAATATGACTTCCTTTTGCCGCGAAGATTGAGCATCAATGGCGATAACGTCATTAAAGAGTTCGGTTCTGCTGCCTCTACTAGTTTTATCAATTACATCAGAACTG CCACTAAAAGTCCAAATCTGTCTGTTGGTGATAATCCTAAAGCTGAAGTAGAAGCAGGTCTATTGACTGAAAAAGTTGTTTGCCTTGTTAATTCACTTCTTGAGTACAG GCATATAAAGGACATTAGATGCATAGTTTTTGTTGAAAGGATAATTACAGCCATGGTCCTTGAGTCTCTTTTGAGTGAGTTGCTTCCAAAATATAATGATTGGAAGACGAAATTTATAGCAGGACATAGTTGGAATTTGGGAAGCCAAACAAGGAAAACACAAAATGAAATTGTGCAGGAATTTCGAGATGGCAAG GTGAATATTATCGTTGCAACATCGATTCTCGAGGAAGGCTTAGATGTTCAAAACTGCAACTTGGTAATCAGGTTTGATCCTTCAACTACTGTTAGTAGTTTCATACAATCCAGAGGTCGTGCTCGAATGAAGAATTCAGATTACTTGTTGCTGGTCAAGAG CGGGGATGAATCTACATATTCTAAACTACAAAAGTTTTTAGCTAGTGGAGAAATAATGAGAAAGGAGTCTCTAAATCATGCTTCTGTTCCTTGTTCACAACCTAACTGTGAATCGGGCGATGGCGAGTATTATTGTGTTCAAAGCACTAATGCTAAGGCAACACTTGCTTCAAGTGTTAGTTTGATATACTTCTATTGCTCGCGTTTACCTTCCGACGG gtACTTCAAACCTTCTCCTCGGTGTATTCTAGACAAGGGAACGGATATTTGCACTTTGCTTCTGCCAAAGAGCTGTCCTATACAAGCTATTCGCGTAGAAGGACCTGCCAAATATCTAAAGCAGAAGGCTTGCTTGGAAGCATGCAAAAGGCTCCATGAAATTGGTGCTTTAAATGATAATTTGGTTCCTGATATGATCATCGAAGAAGCTCTTGCTCAAGAAGTCG GGAATGTACCCTATGATGATCAGCAGCAGCCTATATTCTTCCCACCCGAATTGGTCAATCAAACTTCACAAACGATTTACTATCGCTACTTAATCGAGTTGAATCAAAATTTTGATCATGACATTCTTGTGCACAATGTATTGCTTGTCACAAGCATTGAGTTGGATTCAGATATTTCAACTCTCAATTTCAACTTGGAAGTTGATGGCGGATTATTGATGGTGAAATTCAAGTATATTGGGAGGATTGAACTTCAACCGGATATG GTCCTTTTATGTAGGAAGTTTGTCATCAATATTTTCCAAGTTTTAAGGGATAAAAATTTCGAAAAGTTAAAGGAAATGTTAAGTATGGTGCCAAACGAATTAGGCGAAAGAGAATATTTCTTACTTCCATGTATCAGAGATTCAATTGACTGGAATTCTGTTAGATCCTTTCTGTTCTCATATGAAAAGATTAGGCTGCAGGATCATAAGATATGTCCACTAAACGGTGATGCACGTACTATAGAGACTGAAAGTGGTCCGGTATGTAAATGCATGCTGCAAAATTCTTTAGTATGCACGCCACGCGACGGAAAAATCTATTGTATTAGAGGTATATCTAATGATTTGGATGGATGCTCTCGTCTGAGATTAAAGAATGGAAGTTTTAAAAGTTACAAGGACTACTATAAACATCA ACACGGGATCAACCTGCGTTTTGATCACGAACATCTTCTAAGTGGAAGAAAAATGTTTCCTTTGCAGAATTACCTTTGGAAAGGAAGAAAACCGACGGGGAAAG ATTCGGAAAATGAATATGTCCAATTGCCTCCTGAACTTTGTCGCGTTATCATGTCACCAATATCCATAAATACTTTCtatgctttttcttttcttccgtCAATCATGCATCGACTCGAGTCTGTGCTTATTGCTGTCAACTTCAAGAACATGTTTACCGATCATTGCATGCAAAATGTTGCTATTCCATCCATCAAG ATTTTGGAAGCAATTACAACAAAGAAATGTCGAGAGAATTTCGATTTGGAGTCATTAGAGACTCTTGGAGATTCTTTTCTTAAATATGCTACGTGCCAGCAGCTATTTAAAACGTTCCAAAATCAACACGAGGGTCTCCTCAGTATTAAGAAGGCTAAGCTTATTAGTAATGCAACACTTTCCAAATTGGGATGTGAACGTAAACTTCCG GGATTTATTCGCAACGAGTGCTTCGAGCCAAAGAATTGGATGTTTCCTGGTGATAGTTCGGGCTGCCAGTCACTAACTGAGGAAATTTTGACTGATTCAAGAAAAATCTACGTAAGCGGAAGAAGAAAGCTCAAGCAGAAGACCGTTGCTGATGCTGTTGAGGCACTGCTCGGGGCTTATGTTAGCTCTGCAGGTGAAGTAGCAGGGTTGATATTTTTGAACTGGATCGGTATAAAGGTAGAGTTTCTTAATATACCATATGAACAGAAATTCCAAGTGAAAACAGCGGAACTTATCAATGTCCGACACATAGAATCGTTGTTGAACTACTCGTTCCGGGACCCTTCTTTGTTATTGGAAGCATTCACTCATGGTTCATACATGCTTGCTGAGATTCCAAGATGCTATCAGCGACTTGAATTTCTTGGAGACTCTGTATTAGACTACCTAATCACAGTTTACATGTATGAAAAGTATCCCGGGCTATCACCTGGATTGTTAACAGATCTTAGATCCGCGTCTGTAAATAATGACTGTTATGCTCTATGTGCTCTTCGGAAAGGGTTGCATAAACATATCCTTCACGCTTCACAAAAGCTTCAGAAAGACATTGCATTCACAGTTACTAATTTGGAACAACTTTCTTCATCGTGGAATTTCGGTTGGGATTTAGACATATGTTTCCCTAAG GTACTTGGAGATGTAATTGAATCACTTGCGGGTGCTATCTTCCTTGATTCAGGATACAACAAAGACGTTGTGTTTGAGAGCATAAGGCCGCTTTTGGAGCCTTTGGTTACTCCAGGAACACTTACACTCCATCCGGTGACAGAGCTAACCGAATTATGCCAGAAGCAACAATTTAACAGGAAAAAGTCAGTTGTTTCCCGGAACAATGGTATGAGCTGTGTAACTGTGGAggttgaagcatttgaaagagTGTTTGACAACACATCTGAAGCTGCAGATAAGAAAACAGCTAAAAGACAAGCTTCCAAAGAGGTTTTGAAGGCATTGAAGAATAGCATTGATTGGGAAAGTTCATCAACACACCAGCATAAGCGTCTCTGCCGTGGAATCTGA